A section of the Scleropages formosus chromosome 16, fSclFor1.1, whole genome shotgun sequence genome encodes:
- the commd1 gene encoding COMM domain-containing protein 1 isoform X1, protein MGCWECVHVLALLVSVSGATPRRAADGARLLTQFHQKTLYSFNAAPDRRTASALDGCVRRSVASADMDQVQLEAFLTAQTRKQGGGGLSTEQAAALSKFWRSQRPRIRESLLGQSRWEPCLRGVSWRVDLQTSTSRGEPASSPVALVELELGRTGKDSEFVRMEFDEAKVNRVLKKMTEIQESIDSFVHQS, encoded by the exons ATGGGCTGTTGggaatgtgtgcatgtgctggCGTTGTTGGTATCGGTTTCCGGGGCAACACCCCGCCGCGCAGCTGACGGGGCACGTCTGTTGACACAGTTTCACCAGAAGACGCTATATTCGTTTAACGCCGCTCCAGATCGGCGCACGGCATCGGCACTCGATGGCTGCGTGAGACGG TCCGTTGCTTCTGCAGACATGGACCAGGTCCAGCTGGAGGCCTTCCTCACCGCCCAGACGCGGAAGCAGGGAGGCGGGGGGCTGAGCACGGAGCAGGCAGCGGCCCTCTCCAAATTCTGGAGGAGCCAGCGGCCCCGGATACGAGAGAGCCTGCTCGGGCAGAGCCGCTGGGAGCCCTGCCTGCGGGGCGTGAGCTGGAGGGTGGACCTGCAGACCTCCACCAGCCGGGGGGAGCCTGCCAGCAGCCCTGTTGCGCtggtggagctggagctgggcAGGACTGGCAAG GACTCCGAGTTTGTGCGCATGGAGTTTGACGAGGCCAAGGTGAACCGGGTGCTGAAGAAGATGACGGAGATCCAGGAGAGCATCGACAGCTTTGTGCACCAGAGCTGA
- the commd1 gene encoding COMM domain-containing protein 1 isoform X3, whose product MDQVQLEAFLTAQTRKQGGGGLSTEQAAALSKFWRSQRPRIRESLLGQSRWEPCLRGVSWRVDLQTSTSRGEPASSPVALVELELGRTGKDSEFVRMEFDEAKVNRVLKKMTEIQESIDSFVHQS is encoded by the exons ATGGACCAGGTCCAGCTGGAGGCCTTCCTCACCGCCCAGACGCGGAAGCAGGGAGGCGGGGGGCTGAGCACGGAGCAGGCAGCGGCCCTCTCCAAATTCTGGAGGAGCCAGCGGCCCCGGATACGAGAGAGCCTGCTCGGGCAGAGCCGCTGGGAGCCCTGCCTGCGGGGCGTGAGCTGGAGGGTGGACCTGCAGACCTCCACCAGCCGGGGGGAGCCTGCCAGCAGCCCTGTTGCGCtggtggagctggagctgggcAGGACTGGCAAG GACTCCGAGTTTGTGCGCATGGAGTTTGACGAGGCCAAGGTGAACCGGGTGCTGAAGAAGATGACGGAGATCCAGGAGAGCATCGACAGCTTTGTGCACCAGAGCTGA
- the commd1 gene encoding COMM domain-containing protein 1 isoform X2 → MADAESAKALSGLLNGIAQRVYYNNTDITEELLKSELYADLSQEQFHTLHEKMKGLLKSVASADMDQVQLEAFLTAQTRKQGGGGLSTEQAAALSKFWRSQRPRIRESLLGQSRWEPCLRGVSWRVDLQTSTSRGEPASSPVALVELELGRTGKDSEFVRMEFDEAKVNRVLKKMTEIQESIDSFVHQS, encoded by the exons ATGGCGGATGCGGAGAGCGCGAAGGCGCTGAGCGGTCTGCTGAATGGCATCGCTCAAAGAGTCTATTACAATAACACGGACATCACGGAAGAGCTTCTGAAGAGCGAACTGTATGCAGACCTGTCGCAGGAGCAGTTTCACACGTTGCATGAAAAAATGAAGGGCCTCTTAAAG TCCGTTGCTTCTGCAGACATGGACCAGGTCCAGCTGGAGGCCTTCCTCACCGCCCAGACGCGGAAGCAGGGAGGCGGGGGGCTGAGCACGGAGCAGGCAGCGGCCCTCTCCAAATTCTGGAGGAGCCAGCGGCCCCGGATACGAGAGAGCCTGCTCGGGCAGAGCCGCTGGGAGCCCTGCCTGCGGGGCGTGAGCTGGAGGGTGGACCTGCAGACCTCCACCAGCCGGGGGGAGCCTGCCAGCAGCCCTGTTGCGCtggtggagctggagctgggcAGGACTGGCAAG GACTCCGAGTTTGTGCGCATGGAGTTTGACGAGGCCAAGGTGAACCGGGTGCTGAAGAAGATGACGGAGATCCAGGAGAGCATCGACAGCTTTGTGCACCAGAGCTGA
- the cct4 gene encoding T-complex protein 1 subunit delta, translating to MPDVLSNAKASNGKNKGGAYVDRDKPAQIRFSNISAAKAVADAIRTSLGPKGMDKMIQDGKGDVTITNDGATILKQMQVLHPAAKMLVELSKAQDIEAGDGTTSVVVIAGALLDACNRLLQKGIHPTTISESFQKAVEKGVEVLMNMSQPVQLSDRETLLNSATTSLCSKVVSQYSSLLAPMSVDAVMRVIDPVTATGVDLRDIRIVKKLGGTIDDCELVDGLVLTQRVANSGVSRVEKAKIGLIQFCLSPPKTDMDNQIVVSDYAQMDRVLREERAYILNLIKQIKKAGCNVLLIQKSILRDALSDLALHFLNKMKIMVIKDIEREDIEFICKTIGTKPVAHIDQFTPEMLGSAELVEEVNLDGSGKLVKITGCASPGKTVSIVVRGSNKLVIEEAERSIHDALCVIRCLVKKRALIAGGGAPEIELALRLAEFARTLGGMEAYCVRAYADALEIIPSTLAENAGLNPISTVTELRNRHAQGEKTAGINVRKGGISNILEELVVQPLLVSISALTLATETVRSILKIDDVVNTR from the exons ATGCCTGACGTCTTGAGCAACGCGAAAGCGTCTAACGGGAAGAACAAAGGAGGCGCCTATGTGGACCGGGACAAGCCGGCACAGATCCGCTTCAGCAACATCTCGGCCGCCAAAG CTGTTGCTGATGCCATCAGAACCAGCCTGGGCCCCAAGGGTATGGACAAAATG ATTCAGGATGGGAAAGGCGATGTCACCATCACCAATGATGGAGCCACCATCCTGAAGCAGATGCAGGTTCTGCACCCTGCTGCAAAAATG CTGGTGGAACTGTCCAAAGCCCAGGACATCGAGGCTGGAGATGGCACAACCTCTGTGGTGGTAATTGCTGGAGCCCTCCTTGATGCTTGTAACAGACTGCTCCAGAAAG GTATCCATCCGACCACAATCTCAGAGTCATTCCAGAAGGCTGTGGAAAAGGGAGTTGAGGTGCTGATGAACATGAGTCAGCCTGTGCAGCTAAGTGACAGGGAGACGCTGCTCAACAGCGCCACCACTTCACTATGTTCGAAGGTGGTTTCCCAGTACTCCAGCCTGCTGGCCCCCATGAGTGTAGATGCTGTCATGCGAGTCATTGACCCTGTTACGGCTACCGGCGTTGACCTACGCGACATCAGGATTGTCAAGAAGCTTGG AGGGACCATTGATGACTGTGAGCTGGTCGACGGACTGGTGCTAACTCAGAGGGTAGCGAACTCCGGCGTGTCTCGGGTAGAGAAGGCTAAGATCGGCCTCATCCAGTTCTGTCTCTCTCCTCCCAAGACTGAT ATGGACAATCAGATTGTGGTGTCGGACTATGCGCAGATGGACAGGGTGTTGCGGGAGGAACGAGCCTACATTCTCAACCTCATCAAACAGATTAAGAAGGCTGGCTGTAATGTGCTACTTATTCAGAAGTCTATTCTAAG AGATGCACTTAGTGACCTGGCCCTGCACTtcctaaataaaatgaagatcATGGTTATAAAGGACATTGAGAGGGAAGATATTGAATTCATTTGCAAG ACTATTGGAACCAAGCCCGTTGCCCACATTGACCAGTTTACCCCAGAGATGTTGGGCTCTGCAGAGTTGGTGGAGGAAGTAAATTTGGATGGATCTGGAAAGCTAGTCAAG ATCACTGGCTGTGCCAGCCCTGGGAAGACTGTCAGCATTGTGGTGCGTGGGTCTAACAAGCTGGTTATTGAGGAAGCAGAGCGTTCCATTCATGATGCCCTCTGTGTCATCCGCTGCCTGGTGAAGAAAAG AGCTCTGATTGCTGGTGGTGGGGCCCCTGAGATTGAGCTGGCCCTGCGTTTGGCGGAGTTCGCCAGGACCCTTGGCGGCATGGAGGCTTATTGTGTTCGGGCATACGCTGATGCCTTGGAGATTATACCTTCCACTTTAGCTGAGAATGCTGGGCTCAACCCAATCTCCACTGTGACGGAGCTGCGCAATCGGCATGCCCAGGGGGAGAAGACTGCTGGGATCAATGTCCGCAAG GGTGGCATCTCAAATATTCTGGAGGAGCTAGTGGTCCAGCCTCTCCTGGTGTCCATCAGTGCCCTGACACTGGCCACCGAGACAGTCCGCAGCATCCTCAAGATTGATGATGTG gtgAATACTCGATGA